Proteins from a single region of Sporosarcina sp. FSL K6-1508:
- a CDS encoding diguanylate cyclase — translation MKLFSIDIIALPLIYIPVVLLLMTALSIQLFSKTKRTNDLTLGVIFLVNASIAFFPYRWASGEALPFWSLPFHLATISVLVSVGANLYFSKALLIRQQWTYTVMLLVTVISLLFPANLAGVIVGLSLLMYGAFLLYEIREGFLKENILAISFLILGILNFIGNLLPYNGGRFLFSFFLFMLLCYEMFRFFERVVFMLRAASINSMTDGLTGLYNKAYMEKKAEQLAERQEIGIIFADIDNFKQLNDTKGHDEGDAVLIKVSSLLQEVLEESGYGCRFGGEELVGIVYNGDAEELAGRFCRQVEKKAGVTVSVGVARGKGNSHLLIKQADERMYEAKNSGKNQVIFK, via the coding sequence ATGAAGTTATTTTCTATCGACATAATTGCACTGCCGTTGATATACATACCCGTTGTATTACTACTGATGACAGCATTATCCATTCAATTATTCAGTAAAACAAAACGAACTAATGATTTAACTTTAGGGGTTATTTTTCTCGTTAATGCCAGCATAGCCTTTTTCCCCTACAGATGGGCGTCCGGGGAAGCTTTACCGTTCTGGAGTCTTCCCTTTCATCTCGCCACTATTTCAGTTCTAGTATCGGTCGGGGCTAATCTGTACTTTTCTAAGGCATTACTTATCAGACAACAGTGGACGTATACCGTAATGTTACTGGTGACGGTCATATCGCTTCTGTTTCCTGCAAATCTCGCTGGCGTAATAGTTGGACTATCACTATTGATGTATGGGGCGTTCTTATTGTATGAGATAAGAGAAGGCTTCTTGAAGGAAAATATATTGGCCATTTCTTTTTTGATATTGGGAATACTAAACTTCATCGGTAATTTACTTCCATATAACGGTGGACGTTTTCTATTTAGCTTCTTTTTATTCATGTTGCTTTGTTACGAGATGTTTAGATTCTTCGAGCGTGTCGTTTTCATGTTAAGGGCTGCAAGTATCAATAGTATGACCGATGGCTTGACAGGTTTATATAATAAAGCATACATGGAAAAAAAGGCGGAACAATTAGCCGAAAGACAAGAAATTGGTATCATCTTTGCAGATATTGATAACTTTAAGCAGTTAAACGATACAAAAGGGCATGATGAGGGGGACGCTGTCTTGATAAAGGTCTCCAGTCTACTACAAGAAGTGCTTGAGGAAAGTGGTTACGGCTGCAGGTTCGGGGGCGAAGAATTGGTTGGAATCGTATACAACGGTGATGCTGAAGAATTAGCTGGACGATTTTGCCGCCAAGTTGAGAAGAAAGCGGGAGTAACCGTCAGCGTGGGTGTTGCACGAGGAAAAGGGAATAGTCATTTGCTTATTAAGCAAGCAGATGAACGAATGTATGAAGCAAAGAATAGTGGGAAAAATCAAGTTATATTTAAGTGA
- a CDS encoding DUF5704 domain-containing protein, translated as MKKRLISVLLVLLFYNSIGIINTPVTYAALAPGGTYVIKDILAHDPNEHPGPQTVAEILEYVDSAGDVPGRTGWSAYDLICDEKGVWNKDIVTVTSDSGRDKKYSVSEYRSEIVAQFGQDMYDAALASGKDLVYQTGSKTESPTGVERKWYPCNEGERGGYYNNTDFKLTLTFTLDEEKPVCDPDKEDCEEPGDKCDPATEECNETNDPGPPPIPPPDLFCSIDTQVSESNGMSSSGANMTADPNGKITESHESSQFNVLQYGIPSSEYLKVNGHSEKYLADYRYAGMTGTVTYDFKVTKDYIYRWEDVSEEDEDGKTTTTVNYEHVRKEVPIQDPYNISYWLVGHLNVYGFIEAVFKNYALPNGQVTVQNPQQPTASGTHDPSTDAHVFPQMCEGIYLGEETIDGEPAGEPSEDISGEANMGSRPPDVKNDFVEVDGNISMRDDLASLDAPRPTDVPLAPQVPVSQTSLLIDPLKVNKWQTASSITANYRSVFTINVSSGSLSVTGHSPGKINTVTVHTPVVMYARASDDKEHDQRTEPPKRATPPNPDADRHAFILDRPFSVSLPTNGQHLQVAMAPGYGNRDFAKYVREKQVKFPFDVYSETKLAFYPKDTWITVPIHIETVNFFLPVWVPEAAYTVDYRTVAINAPALLPQEHHANLNLTYRTPDEIMANHVAYDTIAVDVVGRLYDFRVTDILDFQWGPVFRTTEGLIEHTGNYYWVGDKMIDGDIRGNKAPFTLPVRHGSHPKGYPNEMKNVAVKTGYQFKFDMKSKGNLWNSNDAVRIVPSFYFVKKDGTDRRPVDVYYHSDANYFVKIGSDKDKEYREVTLNEPLRNMDKKQLADTADFTYRHPDEYGYRTLVDKTTKPTFIRNFERNYSKKKKTTGTYSWQILNWNLRTLIGPDATLVPSTSMVPPVDVKAREQQWYGEYSLPADIYVVDQGRDIAGYGVEHRLTKKSPIFLQDGYVIVNFNIETIDNGDTENPRLQYHKGPLANQWKMEGFKYNFNDPYGNNFNLIDGDVLFYHGDNSSYSDFNSNVTH; from the coding sequence TTGAAAAAACGCTTAATATCAGTTTTGTTAGTCCTATTGTTTTATAATTCTATTGGAATTATTAACACTCCGGTGACATATGCAGCTTTAGCACCTGGCGGGACTTATGTGATTAAAGATATTTTGGCACATGATCCAAATGAGCATCCAGGCCCACAAACAGTGGCTGAAATTCTGGAATATGTAGACTCAGCTGGAGATGTGCCGGGTCGAACGGGATGGAGTGCCTATGACTTAATCTGTGATGAAAAGGGTGTGTGGAATAAAGATATAGTCACTGTCACTTCTGACAGTGGTCGAGATAAAAAATATTCCGTGTCTGAATACCGTTCTGAAATAGTTGCACAATTCGGGCAGGATATGTATGATGCAGCCCTCGCAAGTGGAAAAGACTTGGTTTATCAAACCGGATCGAAAACAGAAAGTCCTACGGGGGTAGAACGCAAGTGGTATCCATGTAATGAAGGGGAACGAGGAGGGTACTATAACAACACCGACTTCAAGTTAACTCTCACATTCACGCTGGATGAAGAAAAGCCTGTTTGTGATCCTGACAAAGAAGATTGTGAGGAACCAGGTGACAAATGTGACCCTGCAACAGAAGAATGTAATGAAACTAACGACCCAGGGCCGCCGCCGATTCCTCCACCTGATTTATTTTGTTCGATCGATACGCAAGTGAGTGAATCGAACGGAATGTCTAGCTCGGGAGCGAATATGACAGCCGATCCAAATGGAAAGATTACTGAGTCTCATGAAAGTAGCCAGTTTAATGTGTTGCAGTACGGTATACCCTCTTCGGAATATCTAAAAGTCAACGGACATTCCGAAAAGTATTTAGCGGATTACCGTTATGCAGGTATGACGGGAACAGTCACGTATGATTTCAAAGTAACAAAAGATTATATCTATCGTTGGGAAGATGTCTCAGAAGAAGACGAAGATGGAAAAACGACTACTACTGTCAATTATGAACATGTACGAAAAGAAGTACCTATACAAGATCCGTATAATATCTCCTATTGGTTGGTGGGACACCTAAACGTTTATGGTTTCATTGAAGCGGTGTTCAAGAACTATGCTTTGCCGAATGGCCAAGTAACTGTTCAGAATCCACAACAACCTACCGCAAGCGGTACACATGATCCAAGTACGGATGCACATGTGTTTCCACAAATGTGTGAAGGGATTTATTTAGGTGAAGAAACGATCGATGGGGAACCTGCAGGCGAACCCTCTGAAGATATTAGCGGGGAAGCCAATATGGGGAGTCGTCCTCCAGACGTTAAAAATGATTTCGTGGAAGTAGACGGAAACATTTCGATGAGGGATGACCTTGCATCACTTGATGCGCCAAGGCCTACAGATGTACCTCTTGCACCCCAAGTACCTGTATCTCAAACATCACTGCTTATAGATCCATTGAAAGTGAACAAATGGCAAACAGCAAGTTCCATTACTGCAAACTATCGAAGTGTATTTACTATCAATGTATCAAGCGGTTCCTTATCGGTAACAGGGCATTCACCTGGAAAGATCAATACTGTCACTGTTCATACACCTGTTGTCATGTATGCCAGGGCATCGGACGATAAAGAGCATGACCAACGTACTGAACCACCCAAGCGGGCTACTCCACCTAATCCTGATGCCGACCGTCATGCGTTCATATTGGACCGACCGTTCAGCGTGTCCTTACCGACAAATGGACAACATTTGCAAGTGGCAATGGCTCCTGGTTATGGAAATCGTGATTTTGCCAAGTATGTAAGGGAAAAACAAGTGAAGTTTCCGTTCGATGTTTATTCAGAAACAAAACTAGCGTTTTACCCGAAGGACACCTGGATTACCGTTCCAATTCATATCGAGACAGTTAACTTCTTCTTGCCTGTATGGGTTCCAGAAGCAGCTTACACAGTCGATTATCGAACGGTAGCTATCAACGCACCAGCTTTGTTGCCACAAGAGCACCACGCCAACTTGAATCTAACGTATCGAACACCGGATGAAATCATGGCAAATCACGTGGCTTACGATACTATTGCAGTTGATGTCGTCGGTCGTCTCTACGACTTCCGGGTAACGGATATTCTTGATTTCCAATGGGGTCCCGTTTTCCGAACGACAGAAGGGTTGATTGAGCATACCGGTAATTACTATTGGGTTGGTGACAAAATGATTGATGGTGACATACGGGGTAACAAAGCACCGTTTACGTTGCCCGTCCGTCATGGCAGTCACCCTAAAGGTTATCCGAATGAAATGAAGAACGTCGCAGTTAAGACGGGCTATCAGTTTAAATTCGATATGAAATCAAAAGGTAATCTGTGGAACTCGAATGATGCAGTTCGTATTGTACCTTCTTTCTATTTTGTGAAAAAGGATGGAACAGATCGCCGCCCAGTTGACGTGTATTATCATTCAGATGCGAATTACTTCGTGAAGATTGGTTCTGATAAGGACAAAGAGTACCGCGAAGTAACTTTGAATGAACCTCTTCGAAATATGGATAAGAAGCAACTGGCGGATACAGCCGACTTCACGTACCGTCATCCTGATGAATACGGTTATCGAACGCTTGTTGATAAAACAACGAAACCAACATTCATCCGTAATTTTGAACGGAACTATTCCAAGAAGAAAAAGACAACTGGAACATATAGTTGGCAGATACTTAACTGGAATCTTCGCACGTTAATTGGACCCGATGCAACTCTTGTCCCGTCTACTTCTATGGTTCCTCCCGTCGATGTAAAGGCTAGGGAACAACAATGGTATGGAGAGTACAGTTTACCAGCGGACATTTATGTGGTGGATCAAGGGCGTGATATTGCGGGTTATGGTGTTGAACACCGTCTAACAAAGAAATCACCTATTTTCTTGCAAGATGGATATGTCATTGTGAACTTCAATATTGAAACCATTGATAATGGAGATACAGAAAATCCACGGTTGCAGTACCATAAAGGCCCACTTGCAAACCAGTGGAAGATGGAAGGCTTCAAATACAATTTCAATGATCCATACGGCAATAATTTCAACTTGATAGACGGTGACGTTCTTTTCTATCATGGGGATAATTCTTCATACTCTGATTTTAATTCAAACGTAACCCATTAA